The Dermacentor variabilis isolate Ectoservices unplaced genomic scaffold, ASM5094787v1 scaffold_12, whole genome shotgun sequence sequence CATCGGTActaaaaacaaaatgttttaGAGAGCTCGTGTTATCTCCAGCCTATTGTTCAACGCATATTTCATAGCACGATGGGAGAGGCCGAACTTCCACCTGTCCAGCGGCGTCGTTTTGCCTCGGAACGTCGAGAGTGGAAAAAAATGGTAGAGATTCAGCAACACCTTCTACTCACGTCATCTCGGTCTTCCAAGCACATTGCATCGGGCTCCAGTTCGGAGAAGGCATCTCATGCTGTTCAAAAACAACCGGCTGGACCGAAGCCGAAAGTACCACCGATGCCACCCGTGGCCAAGCCTCCGCCACCCGAAGATCAAGCATGCAGCAGCGCACCAGCGTTGCTTGGAGAACAGAAGATTCTCCTCCATACTGCTGAAGTCATGGAAACGCTGAGTATTTTGCTTCAGTCTGATTCTTCGGTATGTAGCTCGTCATCTGGGACAGACGCTCGTCAGGAGTTGTGCTCCGCGCGCGAGAAGGAGCGTGTGAAAGCCCTCCACGATCAAATGAAATCGTTTATGAAGGAACGTTGTTTGTTGGTAATTAAGAAGGAGTGCTGCCACCAGGTTGCCGTAGTGACAAAGTTGCGCGATCGCATCAAAAACCTAGCGCTGGCTGAAGACACTTTGATTGGGCAGCTGCTATTGTCTGGGCATCCCATCCTACCCAAAGATGTCCTGCACTTGTCATTTCTTCGAAAGTCGGCGTTTCTTGACAACTTGCAAGCGGTAACCTTTGCTTGGCCTTGCCTTCTCAAATTTCTTGGTCATACGTTTAACAGCTTCGATGCGCAATGGCACACTTCTCTGGATGTTGTGTTACGTTGGACCCAAGTTCGTCTCGACTCGCTGGCCGAGCAAGCGCTGCGGTGGGCATGGCTAAGTTTGCGCAACGATATCCTGTTGCTGTGCCGGATGGACGCAGCTGACTTGCACGCCGACTGGATTGGTGGAGTGTTTTCTTCGTGCCACTTCTTCAACCAGCTGCTCAGCGCCTACGGCCTATCGGCCGGCGTGGCTCCGCTGCCCGTGTCAACGGTGCTGTACACGCTTGCAGCGCGTCAGGCCGAAACTTCTGCGGATAGGCTCGCTGCGTTCGTTTGTGGAGAAATTACAAAGAGTCGCGAAGGGTCTGTGCGAAGCTACACCTGGAGCGATATCGCCAGTGCAGAATTCTGGAGCGCGGCGGCAGCTCGCGACGCTGCCGGCACAGCTGCTCTCCTGACCGCCCTCGTTCAATCTGGCCAGACCTTGCTCCTGAAGTACCTCTATGCTGCTACATGCATCGATCACTCTGCGCCACCCCAAGCTGTCAAACAGAAACAAGGTGCCTTGAGTCAAAATTTTacccttttattattttttcttctttttccttttagtTGACTCTGGGAAATCCGTTTCGAAACCTGTCATGAAGTTAGTTAAGATAAGTTGGTGAAAATAGGCAGACATACATCTTGATGTTTGTTCAGTAAACGATGCAGTGGATGTCAGCTAGCTAGCAAGATCTAGCaggcacatgttttttttttttttttctggaagttgTGAATGATGTGATAGTCTAGAGCATGTCACCACACAATTTAGGTAATGATGAAAAGGAGTAAACTGGTAATCTGGTTCTGCAACATTAGTTCATTGTCTTTTGTCTACTTCCTGTCGTTTTACACCAATAATACATTGCGCTAGTCATTAAACCTACCTCTTAATAGCTATAACAGTAATAAGCAATACTTAGATATGTGCAGCCTGGATTGCTTCTGAAAGTTTGCCAGCCATTCATACAGTTGACATGCAGTGTGCAGGCTGAATGCTGAAACAAGAGTGAGTGTGGTTAATGAACTTATAGATTGCAACTGTGCAAGGTATGCAATTTCTTTGTAGTACACATATTCTTCTGCCTAACAGGGACTGCATCTTGTAATGATCCATTTCAATTTCCATTCTTTGTTGCCCATCACCCATCATACGGAGTGGCAATTCCCTACAATAAACAGCAATTCATTGTTGTGTGAGCGAGTGACAAATGCACAGAAGCTGGCAAATGAAATGAGTTAATTGTTACAAAATAGGGCCCCAGATCTAGTTTTTTACTATACGTGGATAAACTTGCTCTCTTTTTGCTTCCACCTATTGATTTGACAaatgtaacagcgctaacacatgcaaccacaaaggagCAAGGACGAGGCACAAGCACTGATGTTGCACTATCACCACCTATGTTGCAATATTACACATATAAAATACAGCCCTTGTATTTAACAAACTAATTTCTTCAGTTTGAGTGCGTTTTTAACTCATTTCTTTGTTGCGCAATGTTAGCAGCATGCTGTCAACTCCTGTTTATATCCACTGGGaagacttttctttttcattattctCTCTATAATGCTTTCTGCCTATCTATGTGTGTGATGTTGTTTTGCTCCCAATGTTTTATGACCCAAGCCCAGATTTAGCAGGAGTAGCATGTGTGGCTTGCCCAAATCAATGCACTAATTGCACTTGCTTTATGTGGGTGGAGCACATGGAGATTTCACTGCTCATCAAAACGGACCACACCCTCAAGGGGTGTGCCTTTATTTCTTTGTGGAAAAGCGACGTGCCTGTTGTCTATAATTAAACCTTTTTGTAGCCCCTCCATTAGGGCATGATTGCCTTGGCTGGAGAGAATGATCTCTAGCCTTTCAGGAGCGCTGTACAGACTATGTTTTTTGTCAGTTTGACCTGTTCGACATGCCTCATGTACTGGCACCTagaagcccttttctttttatcgtGCTGGCATGTCGGAATTATTTGGATTCACTTGCTTGTACATTTATCTGCCAGGACAATTACATAAGGGCAATGAAATGCACTGTTAGTTGGGCACCACAGGAAAACGACATAGCAAGTAGATGTGAATGTGTGTCCTCATTACACTCTTTGTGTATTATAGGTTACTTAATGTTTCTATTGTTACTATCATTACTGCTGTTGTAATTATTACCTTTATGTGAAATTGTAATCATTTTTTATTCCTTATTTTGCTTTACAACGTGCTTGCATTCAGTCTCCTGAGTCATGGTCATTCAACAGTTTGTTCTAACCTGGTAacagcaaaatgtctaaaaagtCATTCTACCAGCTTTCTGTATCGACTAGATGGTTATTTTTTAATAATGAGCAGAGCGTGTGCTGCAGTACATTGTACTTTGAACCTTGGCCATGTAGAGGCTTTTTGTGTGCTAAGTAGATCTGTGTCATTTGTTCCTTTTAATAGAAGTTGTGTCTTAGTGTAAAGATCCCTAAAGTGTGGTGAACAGAAAGACTACAATACAATACAGCTCCTGTGCAAAGGCTCAGTTTCCTTTATGTGTGCTAAAGCTGAAAATCATTGGATGACCATTATCAAGAAATAACAAAGGTATGTGAAATACAATGTTTTAATGCAGTCACACAAACTATGACAAGCAGTGCAATGAGTCTGTGGAATAATTTATACTTTTTGGCATTCTTAACAGTGCTGCAGTATATCTGCATGCAGCATTTTAAATTTCTCCTCCATTGGGATTGTGGCTGCTGCATCGATGACAATGGCATCAAAAAGGGTGGGGCAGTGGCTGTCCCAGTAGTCTGTAGTCTGAATGACTGCACATAGGCTATGGCTAGAGAAAGCAGTGGTATGCAACAAGTGACCGTTTTTACTGATTAATCAGTTTCAACAGCCTCATATTTACTGCTTTGCCATACAAGACCCTAGTTAAATGTCCATTCAATGGTTGCGTGGTAGCTGTGATAGCTGCCACCACTGGTATTGTGCTGATGCATGCAGGTAGGGCACATTGGCAGAAGCAGCAGCCAAGGGCAACCCGTCCCAGCTGCTTCGAAATGGAGAGGCTTTACTGGGAGCACTACTGGGACTGCTTTGCAAGCCACCTACTTGTCAGGCTGACAACCCTAGCACAGAGCACAGAGGTTTACAACATTTCAGGTGTGCCAGCAGTATCTGACGTCTCGCTGCTCCTGATGCTGGCCTGCCAAAGTCAGGGTATGCGGTTCTAATTTATTGGCTGTCTACCAGGTGTGCCCTAGGAACTCGATCCACTGTGCTTTTTTCAACTGCTAATACTTCGCTACAAATACTCAGCCTTTGTTCCACCTTTTATTCCTGTAATGCATGTCAAAACTCATTCTTCTTCATAAAATGGCATTGACACGACATCAGAAATGCCAATTGACCCACGCTGAGCTTTTAAAGTACTGTTGGAAATCAAGCTAGGTATAAATTGGTTAAATAATTCAGCTTttcattgtgctgctgagcacagcAGCTACAGTGATGCTAGCACAAGTCACCAACAGGCTGATGGCAACAGTCTGGTACATGTGATGATGTTGAAAGTTAGGTATAATGCGAGAAGCTTGTGATGCAAGTTGTACTGGTGCATTAAACCAAAGATATTGCTTTAATATTTGAATTTCGAGAGCCATCTAGGGAAATGTTACATGCCTTTCAATTGTAAACACTCATTTTTTATTGCTATAGCTCCTAATGTGATAAGAAGCACTGTTCAGGCAGTAAATATTGGCCTACCACACCATACAAAAAGGCATTTTTTCTGAACACGTTTCAGATTTGCCAGCCGCTGCAGTGATCTCAATGAAGTGTGTCTGCCAAATGCTTCTTGCACAGCTCTCACTGGTGGCCTGGAGACGAGGTACGCATGGCGTGCTCAAATTGTTGACTTTGTTTTTCTAGGTTCTTTCATGTACCAGCATTTGTGTGCACTGATATAGCATTTATTTATTGCACAACAAGATATTGTGTATCATTTGATACAAGTTTTTGTGCAAAATAGTCCTGAGGAACACCACTAGTACATTAATGGTCACCATTCCATTGCATATTATTTTCTGTACTGAGCAGACAGTGTGCCTTGAGGAGCTTGCTGTAAGCCCTCAAGGATTGTCACTTGCAGCTGGTATTTCATGGTGTCAGCCTCCTCCTGCAAGCACCCAGTTGTTTAAGTGTGCAGGCTAACCACTAGCAGACCCAACATTACACACTATATGCTGAATGAATTTTATCAGAATACTTGAACCCAATATGTAGATCTGAACACGCATACATTGATAGAGTAGCAGTTGGACAAGTAGTGCTGGACAAGTGCCCATAGAGTTGCAATAGAATACTCAGCCGCCAATGTAGTCTGGTTTAGTGCTTCACTTTAAGGTCTACAATTTTGAGGGAACTCCTTGTATGTGAGctcctttcttttaaaaaaagttCTGCTTATATTATCTACAGCCCTGAATGCAGCCTTGTTTGACTCTCATCATGGAACTACCAAGGATGCCATCAAGAACCTACTGCTTCATGCTGTTCAGCCTTTGAGTGCTTCCTTGGCCACCCCACCAAAGGAAGACTACAAAGGCACTTCACTAGGTGCAGGTGATTTCCATCTATATTGGCCACTTTCTGGCCCAGATGTTTTTTGTGGGTCACTGATATCAAAAACTGCCAGTATGAAAATGTTGCATTCTGAATTCCCTTTAATTgtgcattacttttgttttccttttaatAGGAACCATTGATACCTTTCTGGCAGCACTCGACCAGGAACATTCTTTTTTCTGCTATGAGCTATGTGTCTTGCTGTACCTCCCTTTCTTTGTTGTCATCTGTTTCAGTGCTGTTTTATCATGTATGAGCATTCACCAATTATCCCAAGTTTGCCAGCTACTGAAGAAAGAAAGTTTTATTACCTAAATGCTGTAAAGTCCTGCATGTTACTTGCAgaagtaacagaatataaatatctagggctCTGGGTCACTAACAATCTCAGCTGGAACAAACATATTGATTTCATAATGTGTAACGCTTTTCgtaaattgtttttcttaagaCGGGCATTGCGGTTATCCACTGCATCTGTCCTcctccttgcttacaaatgtattGTCTTGCCTACCTTAGATTATGCTGCTATCATTTGGGACCCAATCACTAAGAATAGCATAAACAAAGTAGAGAGGGTTCAAAGGAGGCCTGCTCGATACATATATAATAATTACCGACGTACATCGATAACGCATCTTTTAATCAAAGCTGGTCTGCCGACAACAAATGAGCGAAATCGTTCTGCAAGACTTAAATTCATGTACCAATTAATTAAAGGACACTACAGAACTGAACTCACCCATTTAGTTCATTTTTTGTCTGGGTATGCAACCCGACACTGACATCAGCTTACTTTACCTCCTTTTCGCATCCGTAATAACTGttttaaatactcatttcttCCACGAAGTATTACCGATTGGAATGACCTCACtaacaatgaagtgttgcaaccgTCACTGACGTTATTCGCGCAACACATTACCTAGTCTGTGTTACTGCATTTCATCACTTTACTGTTCTATtgcgtattttattttttttgctgtttgATATCTTGTTCAAATGTTGTATTCCTGATGCTGGCTGCAGAGCTTCAACCTGCACCCTTATctcttttgtttacatttttccaTTTTTGTGAAACTGCTTAATTCTTTTTCCCACCCTGCTATAATCCCGATAccgggattgcagtatcaataaataaataaataaatatactgtCAAAGCTCGTAATAATGTAGTTTTATCTGACATAGTTAAAATAGAACATAATAGTTTCATATATGAGAAAAAAGGGAACAGAGGGCCCAGTTCGAAAGTCACACAcccataaagccaacagacaatgacaatgaggaaagcatgggGGAATTACATGTAGCATGGCGGTGGGTGTCACCTCCACTTTCACTTAAAACATTTTTTAGGTTTACTTCCATCAGGGGCGTCTGTGCCAGCAGGTGTTAGGTATGTTGCGATACCAcctacccgagcacatgagggttggaccctcccgcgtctaaccatgCGCAGCATTGCCGTGTTCTATAACCTCGTCAATCAGCTTCCAGAGCCCTACATACTCATGGGTGATTTTAACACTCACAACAGTATGTGGGGAGACTTGCAATGCGACACGAGAGGTTGATAGAAAACTTCCTAGTAAACTCCAGTGCATGCCTCATCAATAAGAAGGAGCCAACCTGTTATAATCTTTgtcataattcatattcatcaataaaCTTGTTTATTGGCTCTGCTTCCTTGTTTTCTGACTTAGAAAGGAATGTAATCAAAAATCCATTTGGAAGTGGCCACTTTCCAGTAAATCTATAAACTTAGTAACACAATATCATTCCCCTCCGCATGGCCCCAGGTGAAAATTAGCCACTGCCAATTGGAAGCCTTTTAAAGAACCAGCTTTCTTATCATGAGATTTTATCAGCAAATTTACTATAGACGGCACAGTAGCATATTTTACcacttttatcattgacgcagcAGAGAAATGCATTCCACAAACAAGTGGTAGCTCACACAAAGGACAAGTGCCTTGGTGCAATGAAGACTGCCAGCAGgcgtgaaaaaaacaaaaagcgtcGGGCATACCCCATCAATCACCAAATGCTGAAAATCTGATCGAGTTCAAAAACATTAAAGCACAGGGCAGGTGGATGTGACGGCAAGTTAGAAGGGCAAACTAGGAAAGGTTCCTTTCAAGCATTAATTGCTATACAGAGGAGGCAAAAGTATGGAACTAGTTACAAAGTCTTCAAGGGTAACAAATCTATATGTTGCCCCTGGTGGATAAAGAAGAAAACAAGTTAGAAGACCAGGTCTACGCTCTTGGCAAACACTTTGAGCACGTGTATAGCTCAATACACTTTTCAGTCTTTtcataaatacaaagaaatagtAGAACGGAAGCCAGTCAACTGTCAATGCAGACCAAGCGAGCCTTATAATCATTCTTTCAAGGTTGCCAAGCCTAGAGCTTCCTTGACCGCAGGTCAGAGCTCTGCACTGAGgcctgacagaatcatgtacgacatgattaaacactcTCACCCCAACACAGAAATTAtgctactcacacttttcaatactatctgGACTGCTGGGTATCTGCCATCTAAATTGAAGCAGGGTGTTGTCAACCTGGTATTGAAGCACGGTAAAGATCCTTCATCGGTGACTAGTTACCAGCCAATAGCACTTATGAGCTGCCTTTGTATGTTGAAAAAATCATCAGTGGCTGTCTCGTACATTTCCTCAAGTCCaataaaatgcttgacccatttcaatgtggttttagaTAAAGCAggtctacaaccgaccatcttgtgtgCATCGAGACAAACATCCAGGATGCATTTGTCCACAAGCAGTACTTCtccatattccttgatatggaaaaggcatgtGACACGATGTGGCACTACGTAATATTCTgagacctgtcggagatgggcatTCGAGTGAATATGCTTAACAATGTAGAAAGCTACCTGTCCAACCACACATTCAGAGTCAGAATTGGCAATCTATTGTCGCTCTCATTTgcacaaaaatctgttgtacctcaaggaggcattctcagctgcatgctcttcatTGTTAAGATGTCCTTGCTCCATGCATCACTACCTCCCAAAATTCTCTATTCTGTCTACCTAGGCGATGTACAATTAGCTTATAAATCTTGTAACCTTACAGTATATGAGCAACAAGTACAGCATGGCTTTAACAATGTGTttaaatgggcagaagaaaacgaaCTCAAACTTGACCCCCCAGAAAAGTTGCTGTGTTCTTTTCTCAAGAAAAAGAGGACTAGTTCCGGATCCCAGCATTGAACTGTACAAGCATCGAATACCTCTAAACAAGGAGCACAAGCTCTAGGCATCGTGCTTGATGCAAAACTGACCTTCAGGGCGAagtgcctaaaaacaatgaacttactaaaaATTCTATCTCGCAcgacatggggcagtgacaggaattGCTTACTGTACTTGTACTGAAATTGACCCTTGCAACATTTGACACccaaaccctctcgagtgaggctagcttagcaggactctttgaggaactatcaggcattgtttgggatatcattggcctcagtgaggttagaactggtgaggcttatacagtgctgacaaatgcccccatcctctgctatagaggactaccagataagaagcagtacaaagtaggattcctaatccataaggacatagcaggcaacattgacaaattctacagcattaatgataGGGTAGCGGTAGCTGTAATAAcactgaataggaggtatagaattaaggtagtacaagcctacgctccaacctccagtcacgatgatgaagaaatagaataGTTTTatcaagatgttgaattagccatGCAAGAAGTGCAAATtctgtatactgtagtcatgggtgacttcaatgcaaaagtggggaaaaaggctggcgaacaagcaattggcaactatggcttggattctaggaacacttgAGGAGAGATGTTGGTTGAATTCATGAAATGGAATAAGCTATGAATAataaacaccttcttcaggaagcgttggaacaaaaagtggacctggaaaagccctaatggggaaacaagaaatgaaattgatttcatactttctgccaacccagcatagtgcaggatgtagaagtgttaggcagggcaaagtgcagtgatcataggttagtgagggctaggattcacctcaatttgaagagagaaagagtaaaattggtcaagaggaAATGGGCCAACCTaaacgcagtaagggtaaaagcagaccaattcaggttgccacttgcaaacaaacatgcagccttagaacagagagatgaacatgacaaagaggcaatgaatgaaaccgtaactaggctggcttcagaagtagCATTTGAAGTAAGAGGtcaggcaccaaggcaaccactaggtaagctctcccaagtaacaaaggacctaataaagaaacgacaaagaatgtgtccaactcaagagataaaataGAATTTGCAGAACTATCAAacctgatcaacaaagcgaaaat is a genomic window containing:
- the LOC142565975 gene encoding uncharacterized protein LOC142565975 isoform X1 encodes the protein MGEAELPPVQRRRFASERREWKKMVEIQQHLLLTSSRSSKHIASGSSSEKASHAVQKQPAGPKPKVPPMPPVAKPPPPEDQACSSAPALLGEQKILLHTAEVMETLSILLQSDSSVCSSSSGTDARQELCSAREKERVKALHDQMKSFMKERCLLVIKKECCHQVAVVTKLRDRIKNLALAEDTLIGQLLLSGHPILPKDVLHLSFLRKSAFLDNLQAVTFAWPCLLKFLGHTFNSFDAQWHTSLDVVLRWTQVRLDSLAEQALRWAWLSLRNDILLLCRMDAADLHADWIGGVFSSCHFFNQLLSAYGLSAGVAPLPVSTVLYTLAARQAETSADRLAAFVCGEITKSREGSVRSYTWSDIASAEFWSAAAARDAAGTAALLTALVQSGQTLLLKYLYAATCIDHSAPPQAVKQKQGRAHWQKQQPRATRPSCFEMERLYWEHYWDCFASHLLVRLTTLAQSTEVYNISGVPAVSDVSLLLMLACQSQDLPAAAVISMKCVCQMLLAQLSLVAWRRALNAALFDSHHGTTKDAIKNLLLHAVQPLSASLATPPKEDYKGTSLAKVYLALTLWHILHWAETSLRSNLHSWAPPLLPQVVFCDLQPIIASSKRAQPSWDKPENTTNLSFHVNSLCASAVDALECLQASVAARYQDNCYKACLQNLQAVMPTARQFHKQGQDKNVPVSPILDQVLDTVIPVLVGLPAHAQELYARLTLEAIFKAWKKIIVIRRLKFSEQESAQLTDAAAMCLARVEHSDLHEVAKSGLWNLNAYHELLEFFRPAQRTVLAASARRRLFTPNRVSPLVGASGAQELVCTPVRMEGKLRHKLCCNS
- the LOC142565975 gene encoding uncharacterized protein LOC142565975 isoform X2; this translates as MGEAELPPVQRRRFASERREWKKMVEIQQHLLLTSSRSSKHIASGSSSEKASHAVQKQPAGPKPKVPPMPPVAKPPPPEDQACSSAPALLGEQKILLHTAEVMETLSILLQSDSSVCSSSSGTDARQELCSAREKERVKALHDQMKSFMKERCLLVIKKECCHQVAVVTKLRDRIKNLALAEDTLIGQLLLSGHPILPKDVLHLSFLRKSAFLDNLQAVTFAWPCLLKFLGHTFNSFDAQWHTSLDVVLRWTQVRLDSLAEQALRWAWLSLRNDILLLCRMDAADLHADWIGGVFSSCHFFNQLLSAYGLSAGVAPLPVSTVLYTLAARQAETSADRLAAFVCGEITKSREGSVRSYTWSDIASAEFWSAAAARDAAGTAALLTALVQSGQTLLLKYLYAATCIDHSAPPQAVKQKQGRAHWQKQQPRATRPSCFEMERLYWEHYWDCFASHLLVRLTTLAQSTEVYNISGVPAVSDVSLLLMLACQSQDLPAAAVISMKCVCQMLLAQLSLVAWRRALNAALFDSHHGTTKDAIKNLLLHAVQPLSASLATPPKEDYKGTSLAKVYLALTLWHILHWAETSLRSNLHSWAPPLLPQVVFCDLQPIIASSKRAQPSWDKPENTTNLSFHVNSLCASAVDALECLQASVAARYQDNCYKACLQNLQAVMPTARQFHKQGQKCPCITHSGSSFRYRNTSSCGIACSCTRTVCKTHARGNFQGLEKNYCNQAPEI